One part of the Truepera radiovictrix DSM 17093 genome encodes these proteins:
- the fni gene encoding type 2 isopentenyl-diphosphate Delta-isomerase: MSSPPLGPRLEARKLKHLEVCLHYPVEFERTTGFERFELPYRALPESDLSRIDLRTRFLGKPLAAPLLIGAMTGGAARAALINRHLAEAAQRLGIGLMLGSQRVMLEHPEALASFQVRRYAPEALLIGNLGVAQLNKGYGAAELTRAVSLIQADALALHTNPLQEALQPGGDADFSALVPKLHALVPELPFPVLLKEVGHGLSPAVAAAVEGAGFAALDVAGAGGTSWAKVELYARYGELRHPELAEWGIPTADALLGVRRALPEMPLVASGGVRTGLDAAKALAMGAQVVALARPLLAPALESAEAVVAHLKTLLWELRVAMHCAGASDLAALARTELLPRRA, encoded by the coding sequence GTGAGCTCACCCCCGTTGGGGCCTCGCCTGGAGGCCCGCAAGCTCAAGCACCTCGAGGTCTGTCTGCACTACCCCGTCGAGTTCGAGCGTACGACCGGCTTCGAGCGCTTCGAGCTGCCCTACCGCGCGCTCCCCGAGAGCGACCTGTCGCGGATCGACCTGCGCACGCGCTTTCTCGGAAAGCCGCTCGCCGCACCCCTCTTGATCGGCGCGATGACGGGGGGCGCGGCGCGCGCGGCGCTCATTAACCGCCACCTCGCCGAGGCGGCGCAGCGGCTCGGGATCGGGCTCATGCTCGGTTCGCAGCGGGTGATGCTCGAGCACCCCGAGGCGCTCGCCTCGTTCCAGGTGCGCCGCTACGCGCCCGAGGCGCTATTGATCGGCAACCTGGGCGTCGCGCAGCTCAACAAGGGGTACGGCGCTGCCGAGCTGACGCGGGCCGTGTCGCTCATTCAAGCGGACGCTTTGGCGCTCCACACCAACCCCTTGCAAGAGGCGCTGCAACCCGGCGGCGACGCGGACTTTAGCGCCCTCGTACCCAAGCTGCACGCGCTGGTGCCCGAGCTCCCCTTTCCGGTGCTCCTCAAAGAGGTCGGCCATGGTCTCTCGCCCGCCGTCGCGGCGGCGGTTGAGGGCGCCGGTTTCGCGGCGCTCGACGTCGCCGGGGCCGGCGGGACTTCGTGGGCCAAGGTCGAGCTGTACGCCCGCTACGGCGAGCTGCGCCACCCCGAGCTCGCCGAGTGGGGTATCCCGACCGCCGACGCGCTTTTGGGGGTGCGGCGCGCGCTCCCCGAGATGCCGCTCGTCGCCTCCGGCGGGGTGCGCACGGGGCTCGACGCGGCCAAAGCCCTCGCCATGGGGGCGCAGGTGGTGGCGCTCGCGCGGCCGCTGCTCGCGCCGGCGCTCGAGTCGGCCGAGGCGGTCGTCGCGCACCTCAAGACGCTGCTCTGGGAGCTCAGAGTAGCCATGCACTGCGCCGGCGCGAGCGACCTCGCGGCGCTCGCACGCACCGAACTCCTGCCGCGCCGCGCCTAA
- a CDS encoding SDR family oxidoreductase yields MHLGLEGKRALVTGASQGIGLAVAKGLAAEGVEVALSARTATTLEAAVSALRALGGRAVGIPADVSRPDEIARLLTRVREELGAPDILVVNAGGPPAGTPTALSEAAWAKAHELTLMSAVRLADGVLPAMRTARWGRIINITSVSVKEPILNLTLSNALRAAVTGFAKTLSVEVAADGVTVNNVAPGYTATERLNELFEDAAARARLEASIPAKRFADPAEIAAAVLFLASVPAAYITGQTLVVDGGATKGVH; encoded by the coding sequence ATGCATTTGGGACTCGAGGGCAAACGGGCGCTCGTTACGGGCGCGTCGCAGGGTATCGGTCTAGCGGTCGCCAAGGGTCTTGCGGCCGAAGGGGTAGAGGTCGCGTTAAGCGCTCGCACGGCGACGACCCTAGAGGCGGCTGTCAGTGCCCTTCGAGCGCTGGGCGGGCGCGCCGTCGGTATCCCCGCCGACGTCAGCCGCCCGGATGAGATCGCGCGGCTCTTGACGCGCGTCCGGGAGGAGCTGGGGGCGCCCGACATCTTGGTGGTCAACGCGGGGGGGCCGCCCGCGGGCACGCCGACGGCGCTTTCCGAAGCGGCGTGGGCTAAAGCGCACGAGCTTACCTTGATGTCAGCGGTGCGGCTCGCTGATGGTGTGTTGCCCGCGATGCGCACGGCGCGCTGGGGGCGCATCATCAACATCACGAGCGTCTCGGTCAAAGAGCCTATCTTAAACCTCACCCTATCGAACGCCTTGCGGGCGGCGGTCACGGGGTTTGCCAAAACCCTGTCGGTCGAGGTCGCTGCCGACGGGGTGACGGTCAACAACGTAGCGCCTGGTTACACCGCCACAGAGCGCCTCAACGAGCTCTTCGAGGACGCGGCGGCGCGGGCGCGGCTCGAGGCGAGCATCCCCGCCAAGCGCTTCGCCGACCCCGCCGAAATCGCCGCGGCCGTCCTTTTTCTCGCGTCGGTGCCTGCTGCTTACATCACCGGACAAACGCTCGTGGTCGACGGCGGCGCGACGAAGGGGGTGCACTAA